Within Endomicrobiales bacterium, the genomic segment AAGCGCTTAGCGTATTTTTTATTGGTTACTTCATCGGTTAGCACGCAAAGAAGAAATGCTCCTTCAGGTGCAAAAATTATGCCCACATCGCTGTAAGTGTCTTTTAGTGTGCCGGTTTTATGAGCAATTGCAACTTCTTTTGGTAGGAAGCGTGGAATGCGGTCGTTAACTCTTTGTTTTTTTAAGATATCAAGCATTTCCTGGCTTGCCTGAACGGATATTAATTCCCTATTAAAAATCTTTTCAAGCAAAAAAGCCATATCGTTTGCTGTTGTGTAGTTTTCTATGCCTTCATTACGGCTTTTAAGGTCTAAAACACCTCGGCGCATATTTGTGTTTATTAAGCCGAACTCTCCAAATTTTTTGTTTAAATATTCAAAGCCAAGTTCTGCCACAAGCATATTTGTCGCGGTGTTGTCGCTTTGCGCAACCATTCGTTCTACAAGGTTAAGTATTGTAAAGCTTCTTCCCTCTCTGGTTTTGTAAAGATAGCCGCCACCAGGCGATTTATATTGGTTTTGCAGTTTAAGTTTTTTTGAAAGTGTAAGTTTACCTTCTTTTTCTGCTTCAAAAACAGCCGCCATGATAGGCACTTTTACGAGGCTCGCGCTTGGGAAAAGAGTTTCTTCATTTATGGCAACTGTTTTGCCGGTTTTTAAATCTTTGAAAAAAATTCCGACATTCCCATGAAATTTTGCGGTACTCAGTTCTAATTCTTTAGATAAGCTGCGGCACAAAGTGTCGTTTGTGCTGCAAATTGAGTCAAAAGTGCCTATCTGCTCCGCTTCTTTTTGGCCTAAGCTGGCCTGAGTTGTATTACTCACAGAAATAAGCGATATGAGTGTGCAAAGCACAAACACCGAGAGTTTTTTAAAATACGGGTTAAACATTCGGCACCCTTTTGTGCCACGAAGTTTTTGTTTCGTATTGATGTGCGGCAGAGAGCAGCGTTTCTTCACCAAAGGGTTTGCCCAATAGCTGCATGCCTATTGGCAGGTTGCTTTTTGTAAAGCCGCAGGGTATAGATATACCCGGCAGGCCAGCCAAATTGCAAGAAATTGTGAATATATCTGAAAGGTACATTTGTAATGGGTCTGCGCTCTTTTCCCCAATTTTAAATGCTGGGGTAGGTGTTGTAGGGGTAAGCAATATATCTGCTTGCTTAAAGGCGTTTTCAAAATCCGTTTTTATCAGGGTTCTTGCCCTTTGAGCTTTGTTGTAGTAAGCATCATAATATCCGCTTGAAAGCGCATAAGTGCCAAGCATTATTCTTCGCTTAACTTCTGCGCCAAAGCCCTGGTCGCGAGTTTTTTCGTATTCTTCCAGCAGGTTTGAACAATTGGCGCGAAAGCCATATCTTACGCCGTCGTAACGAGCGAGGTTTGCAGAGGCCTCGCAAGGTGCAATTATATAGTAAACGGCAATTGCATACTGTGTGTTTGGTAAGGAAACTTCAACAAATTGCGCGCCAAGGTCTTTGTAGAGGGCAATTGCTTCCTGCAGAGCTTTTTCTACCTCAGGGTCTATGCCTTTTTCAAAGTATTCTTTTGGCACTCCAATTTTCATGCCTTTTATGGTTTTTTCAAGTGATTTTATGTAGTTTGGCACTTCAATTGACGCGGAGGTTGAATCTTTTTCGTCAAAACCAGCAATTGTTTTAAGCAAAAGTGCTGTATCTTTTGTAGTTCTTGAAAATGTGCCAATTTGGTCAAGCGATGAGGCAAATGCCACAAGGCCGTATCGGCTTACGCGACCATAGGTTGGTTTTAAGCCAACTGTGCCGCAGAGTGCGGCCGGTTGACGAATGGAGCCGCCTGTGTCTGAGCCAAGGGCAAATGGCGACATAAGCGATGCAACCGCGGCGGCACTACCACCAGAGGAGCCCCCCGGTATGCGGCTTGTATCCCACGGGTTTTTTGTTGTTTTAAATGCGGAGTTTTCAGTTGATGAGCCCATAGCAAACTCATCAAGGTTTGTTTTGCCAACAAATACGGCGTCGGCGGCTTTAAGGCGCGTTATAACTTCGGCATCAAAAGGAGCTGTGTAGTTTTGCAGTATTTTTGAAGAGCAGGTTGTTTTAACCCCTTCAATATGCAAGTTATCTTTAATGGCAATTGGCAAGCCGCAAAGTTCACCGACTTTTTGCCCTGATGCGATTTTAGCGTCTAACTCCTTTGCTTTTTGCAAGGCGGTATCTTGTGTTAGGCAAGTGAAAGCGTCTATTTTTGGCTCGGTAGTTTTTATGTTATCTAAGAAAGAGATTGTAACTTGCAGGCAGGAAAGCTCTTTTGTTTTTATTTTTTCTCTAAGTTCAAATGCGCTAAGGTTGATAATAGAATTTTGGTTTAGAACCATTTTTTTCTCTTAATAAATATGTATGTAAGAACTGTAGATAAAATAATTATCCCAAAAGCAAAAAACCATGTATTTTCTTCGCCAAAAAGTACTCTTTCAAAAAATGGCACATTCATTCCAAAATAGCTGGTTATAAGTAACGCCGGCAAAAAAATTGTGGCAATTACCGTTAGAAACTTTATTATTTCATTTAGTTTAAGCGTTACATTGGAAACATAAATTTCAAGCAAACTGCCCATTATTTGGTTAGACGAGTCAATTGCCTGGCTTGCTCTTTTGTAGTTTGAAAGCATATCGCGAAAGTATGCGGAATATTTTTTTGAAATAAAGCCGTTTGATTCTCTGGTAAAGTAGGTGTAAACATTTAACTGCGGCTCAAGCACTTTTTTAAGCGACAAGAGTTGTTTTTTAAAAGAGAATATCTCCGTCATACGCTCTCGTGACGGGTTTTCAAGTATGGCATCCTCTATTGTGTTTATTTTTTCGTTGAATTTTTCAACGATAAATTCATAGGAGTTGTAAATTTTATCAAACATTGTGTAGAGCAGATAATCAATGCTTTTTAGCTCAACTTGCGGTTTTAACTTTGCTTTTTCAAAAAGCAGGTCTATTTGAGGTATGGGTTCAGTGTGAACGGTTACAATGTAATCTTTGCCTAAAAATATATCAAGCTCAAAAATCTTGTTTTCTATATCAGAGCAGTCACAGTCCTTGGTTTTTATACCGTGTACAGCTACAAATACATATTCTTCAAACTCTTCAACTTTTGGCTGGTATTGCGGAAAAAGGCAATCTTCAATGGAAAGCTCATGGAACTTAAAACTATCAAACAAAACAGAAATCTCTTCATTTTTAAGTTCGTGATTTTCGGCAAATATATCAATCCACAAAAGCTTAGACCTGCCTTCAATTGCAGAGTTAATTGCCGTAAAATCGGTTACAACTTCGCTAAACCCGTTTTTAAGAGAGATTGCTCTAATCATTATCAATCACCTTTTTAACTCTAAAGAAATTGCCATCGCGGTGTGGAGCGTTGTTAAGTAAGTTCTCAAGTAGTTGTTTAGAAGAATCCTTGCGAACATCTTCGCGCCCAATGGCAAGCTCTTTGGATGTATTTTGTGCAATCGCATAACTGGTTGGCACAATGTTTTTGGTGTCTAATTTTTCTAATTGGCCAACATAGCTTAAAATGCCTTCAAGCTGAGAGGTAAACTTTTCTTTTTCCTCTGCTGAAAGTTCTAAGCGTCCAAGGCGCGCGACATGTTCAACTTCTTTTTTTGTAATTTTCATTTTATATGCGGTCCAATTTTGCAAACTTTGGATATATTTTTTTCCAGCCGCCGGAGTCAAAAAGAATAACCAGTTTTAAATCATCCCCGGAACCACTTTTTTCTATTACTTTACCGTCGCCAAAAACGCCATGACGGACGCGTACACCAAGCGGAAACGGCGACGGTGCGCTTTGCGGCGCTTCAAAATTATTAGCGTTCATTATACTTATTTTTCTTTCACTTGTCTTTTCTTGAGTGTGTTTTATGTGGTTTTGACGGCCATAGGCCTCTTCCACAAAACGCGATTGCATAGCCCAGTTTGTTTTTCCGGCAAGGCGCCGCTGCGCTGCCCAGCTTAAGTGTAATTTCTCCTTTGCTCTGGTCATACCAACATACATTAAACGGCGTTCTTCTTCTAACTGCTCTTTATCAAAAGCCGCTTCGCCAATAGGGAAAAGCCCTTCTTCTAACCCTGTAACAAATACAAACGGGAATTCAAGGCCTTTGGCAAGGTGCAGTGTCATTAGCGTAACTTTTTGTGAATTATCGTCTAATTCATCGGAGCCGCTTACAAGTGATACCTGCGTTAGGTAGCCAGAAAGTGTTTTGTCTTCTGAGCGTTGTTGGAATTCGTCCATTGCGGATAAAAGTTCGTTTAAGTTTTCTATTTTTGTTTTTGCTTCAAGGGTGTCTTCCTCTTCAAGCATTTGCGGGTATTTTGTTTTTTCAAAAACAAGTTCGGTAAGCTGTTTAACTGGCATATTATTTTTTTCTGCTCGCAAAGAATTTATGAGTGTAGTAAATGAATTTAGTGCTTTGCGTGTGGAAGGTGTTAAATAAATATCTTGGCAGTTACTAACGGCTTGCCAAAGTGTTGTGCCATTTTGGTTGGCAAGAGCTTCAAGTGATTCAAGCGAAGTTTTGCCAATGCCCCGGCGCGGTATATTTATTATTCGTTTTAAGGCAAGTGAGTCGGCAGTGTTATGCACAAGGCGCAGGTAAGCAAGGGCATCTTTTACTTCCGCCCGCTCATAAAACTTTACCGAGCCGATAATTTTGTACGCAATGCCGTTTCTGCGAAGAGCGTCTTCTAAAACACGCGATTGGGCATTGGTTCTGTAAAAAATTGCAAAATCACCATACGCTCTGCCTTGATTGATTACATAATTGGAGATTGCGTTAATTATATTCTCCGCTTCGGCAATCTCATTATATGAGCTAATAAACTCTATTGAACTGCCGCTTGAGTTTTGCGTCCACAGGTGTTTTTCAACACGGTCGGAGTTATTTTTTATAACATTCCACGCGCTTTCTATAATGTTTGGTGTAGAGCGGTAATTTTGCTCAAGTTTTATTACCTTGCATGACGGGTTATCATTTTCAAAGTCAAGAATGTTGCGAATGTTTGCCCCACGCCACGAATAAATTGACTGGTCATCGTCGCCTACAACGCATATATTTTTATGTTTTGCCGAAAGATATTTTGTTAAAAGGTATTGCGCGTGGTTTGTGTCTTGATACTCATCAACAAGAATATGCTCAAAACGGTTTTGGTACTTTTGGCGCAGGGCTTCGTTTACGCCAAGCGCAAGCACGCTAATCATTAAGAGGTCGCCAAAGTCAAGCGCACCGGCATTGGTAAGCTTTTTTTGGTAAAGTGAATAAATAGATGCAATAATCTGTTGATTTGGATCGTTTAAAGTAAGCGCGGTTGCGGCAAATGACTCAGCGTTTAAGAGATCGTCTTTTGCGCGGCTGATGTACTCTGTTATGCGTGAGGGCTTAAATCTTTTTTCGTCAAGTTTAAGCTCTTCAATGCATATTTGAACAAGTTTTTTTTGGTCGGAAGAGTCATAAATAACAAAATCGGGGTTAATTCCAATTGCGAGTGCTTCCTGGCGCAGAAAACGCGCACCAAATGAGTGGAATGTAGATATTAACACACTACGCCCAAGCCCAGGAACAAGTGTGTCTACGCGTTGGCGCATTTGGTCGGCAGCTTTGTTGGTAAATGTTACTGCAAGAATACTATATGGAGACACACCATTTTTTAGCAAATGCGCAATGCGGTATGTAATAACGCGAGTTTTGCCTGTGCCGGCGCCGGCAAATATAATCATCGGTCCGCCGGGGTGTAAAACCGCTTCTTTTTGTGGAGGGTTAAGGTCTTTTAAAAAATCCATACCGCCGATTTTACCAAATATGTGTATTAAGGGCAAACATCAAAAAACAATAAATTTAATTGGAGTAGAGATATTAACTTAGTTGAGTTATTTTGGGGTTTAATTGGGTTTGATTGATTTAAGTGCTTGAGCGAAAAGATAAGCCGCCCGAACCTATATTGTTTAGATAGTCGGTTTCGTGCGCAATCAAATCGTCAAAGCACACATCAATTGCAACATCTTTTATTATAGCGCTGATTTTTTCCGTTTTTCTGTTATTATAATGTTTAGAAATTCACTATATTAAAGTTGTATCAGAAAGTTGCAGCCAATTCAATAATAAAGTAGAATACGCCAATGCAAAATATAGAAAAAGTTATTTCAAGAATAAAACGCGGAACGGTTGATTTCATCTCTGAAGAGGAGATAAGAAAAAAACTCTCGCTAAAAAGGCCTCTACGCATAAAGTTTGGCGTTGACCCAACCTCGCCCGACATTCACTTAGGCCATACCGTATTGCTAAATAAGTTAAAAATATTCCAAGAGCTAGGCCACCATATAGTTTTTATAATTGGTGACTTTACTGCAAAAATAGGCGACCCATCCGGTTGTTCTCAAACCCGCCCTATGATGAGTGAAAAAGATATTTTGGATAATGCAAAAACATACCAGGAACAGGTTTTTAGAATTTTAGATAGGTCAAAAACTGAGGTTGTTTTTAACTCAAGCTGGCTTTACCCGCTTGGGCTTGAGGGGCTTTTAACGCTTGCTTCAAAGTATACAGTTGCCCGTATGCTTGAACGCGACGATTTTGAAAAGCGTTATAAAAAAGACACCCCAATAAGTATAGTGGAATTTCTTTACCCGCTTCTTCAGGGCTATGATTCTGTTGCAGTAAAGGCAGATATTGAGCTTGGCGGCAACGACCAAAAATTTAATTTACTTGTAGGGCGCGACTTCCAACGCAATTATGCCCAAGAGCCGCAAGCGGTTATTACAATGCCATTACTTGTGGGAACTGATGGTGTTAGAAAAATGTCTAAGTCGTATGGAAACTACATTGCATTAAGCGACACCCCTGCGGATATGTTTGGCAAGATAATGTCTATTTCAGATGAGCTTATGCTTGATTATTTTGAACTGCTTACCGAACGCGATTTGGCGCAGGTAAAAACCCTGCATCCGCGTCAGGCAAAGGCCGAGCTTGCCCAAGAAATTACCGCGAAGTACCACGGTATAGATGCCGCGAAAGTCGCGCGCGAGGGTTTTGACAGCCAGTTTGCAAAAAAAGAAATTCCAAAGAATATTGAAGAGTATGTTTGTAAAACACAAATGACATTGGTTGACCTCCTTGTTGCCTCAGAGCTTGCAGGCAGTAAAAATGAAGCAAGGCGGCTTGTGGAACAAGGCGGAGTAAAAATTGACGGGCAAAAAATAATTGGTGACAAAACAATAACAACAGAGAAAGGTTATATTTTACAAGCAGGAAAGAGAAAGTTTAAGAAAATAGTTGTTATTAAATAATGATGCCAGCCCAAGGCTGGCCCGCCTGGGGCGGGGAGGATAAAATGAAAAAGTATTTAGCGTTTGTTTTAGCTGTAGGTGTTGCATTTGCTTTAAGTTCTTGTGCTTCAACGCCAAAAGTTACGCGTGTGGATGTTTCTGAGCAAATAGATTTAAGCGGTCTGTGGAATGATACCGATTCTCAAATGGTCAGCGCAGAAATGATACAAGATGTAACAAATAGGCCATGGATAGATGATTTTGCAATGAAGAGCCAGACAAAACCGCGTGTAATTGTGGGTACTATATTAAACAAAAGCCATGAACATATAAACACCTCAACTTTTATAATAGATCTTGAAAAAGAGCTTACAAACTCGGGGCGCGTAATTTTTGTTGCCTCAAAAGATGAACGAAGCGAAGTGCGTGAAGAAAAAGTTGACCAGGCGCAAAACGCATCAGTACAAACGGCAAAAAGTGCCGGACAGGAACAAGGGGCAGATTTTATGTTAAAAGGCGAGATCAATACAATTATTGACCAAGCCGGTAAAATGCAGGTGCGTTATTATCAAATAAATCTTCAGCTTGTAAATATACTCACCAACGAAAAGGTTTGGATAGGCGAAAAGAAAATAAAAAAAGAAATCAAGCGCCCTTCATCCACATTGTAAAGTTATCTGCATAGCAGGCAGATAAAAGTTTTCCCTCTCAGGTCTTGCCCAAAAAGAAAAAGCAGATAAAACGCTTTTTGAAACTCTAAGTATTTTCTTATGCCCAAGCAAACTGTAAAAACAATCATTGTTGTTTTATTTTGTGTGCTGTTAAGTTCTTGCGCAAGCAATATTGCGTACTATGCAAACCTTGATGGACTTGCGGCAAATCAACGCTTTAGCGATGCGGCAAAACTAACCCAAACAAGTAAAGATAAATATTACGGCGATAAAAATGCTTTGCTTTATTGCCTTGATATAGGATTTTTTTTACACGTTGCGGGCGATTATGAAGAAAGCAATAAATATTTTGAGAAGGCAAAAGAACTTTTTGATTATTTTTTTACAAAAAGCATAACCACCGAAGCCTCAACATGGCTGATAAATGATAACACACGCCCTTACTATGGTGAAGATTTTGAACGCGTGCTTGTTAACATTTTTTCGGCAATCAACTACACAATGCTTGGCAAAACGCAAGACGCACTTGTGGAAGCCCGTCAGGCAGACCAGTTTTTAACATCCCTCCAAACAAAGTACGGTTATAAAAATATTTACAAAGAAGACGCTTTTGCCCGCTATTTTTTAGGCATGCTCTATGAAAATAATGGCGAGCGCAACGATGCTTACATATCTTATTTCAAAGCACTCCAAGCGTACGAAGAAAACGGCAAGTACTATAATTTTGCCATACCTAAGCAGCTAATTATAAGTTGTAGGCGTTTAGCTTCTGAGCTTGGCTTTAGTGATGATTTAAAAGACATAAATGAAAAATACCAAAACATTTCCCAACCTAATGTAGAAACTCCCCCTATAGCAGGTCAATCCTCAAACATGGGTGAGCTTGTTGTAATAAATTACAATGGCCTTGCTCCAAAAAAAGTTGAAAGCATATTTGAGATATCATTTGGCAATGCCTGGCTGTATGTTAATGCAAACACAATAAGTTCGCAAGATGAAGAACAAGTGGAAAAGGCAAGTTCCATAGCCCGTTCAATATTTGCTCAGGAACAGGTGCGCATGGCATTTCCTAAATATGAAAATTCAAATTACACAATTGAAACAATGGAACTTGGATTAGAGAGCTCTGCACGGGAGCCGGAAAAAGCCATTCTCACAGACGACATCGGACAGATTGCAAAAGTTAGTTTAGATGATAAAATAGCACGCATACGCGCAAAAACTATAGCTCGTGTGGCAATAAAGTTTGCTCTCGCGCACGAAATTAGCGCAAAGGTTGAAGAAAACAACGGTGAAACCGGCGGCTTGTTAAGTAAAATTGCGCTTGCTGTCGCATCTACCTTAACAGAAAAAGCAGACAGGCGCTCTTGGCGCGTATTACCGGATAAGATATTAATATCTACAATCGCACTTCCAGAAGGTAAAAACTCTGTGATATTGACTTTTCGTGACAAATACGGTAATAAGGTGTATCAAAAAACTGTCACGGACATACAAATAACGCACAACAAAAAAACATTTTACATTGTAAGAACAGTGCAGTAGCAGGAGATTAGTATGAAAAAAATATTCTTAGCTTTAATTTGTACATTAGTTATCTTATCCCCACTTTTTGCCAAAACCCCCGATTGGGTAAATGGCGAAAGTAAGCTTTACCCAAAAGATAAGTATATAATAGGTATAGGCATTGGCAAAAACATAGATGAGGCGCGTTCAGCCGCCAGGGCAGAAATAGCAAAAACATTTGGTGCAACCATAACACAAAAAACAAATGATACCATAAAAGAGATTGGATTTTCAGATGAAAATGGAAAAAATGTAACAATTCAGCTTGAAACTCAGGCAAACACGCAGGTTTCTACAAATCAGGTGCTTAATGGTATAGAGGTGCAAGAAACCTGGACAAACCCAAAAGGTGGCTCAATCTATGCACTTGCGGTACTTGAAAAAGTTAAAATGAAGGCCGCGCTTTCGGAAGAACTACTTGGTTATGAAAATACATTGAATTTTGAACTAGAAGAGGCAAATAAACCCTACGGAGCAGTTGAAAAGGTGCGTTCATATACAAGAATGCTTTTGGCAATAAAGGAAAGAAATGGAGTATATGCAAAAATGAGAGTGCTTGGTGTGGCGGTAAATCAAGATGCTCAGCCACAAGAGGCAGAAATCTTACAAAAAAGATCTGAAAATTGTGCAAAAATAAATTTTATAATAGAAGCGGATAACGAAAATGGACTTGTAGATGCCTTAAAAGCTGTAATAACAAAGAGTGAATTTTCGGTTAATGCAGCAACTTTGCCTATTGAATCCTCAGTTCAGGCTGCGGAAAAGGTTGGCTATACATTGGCCGTAATGTCTAATATCTCAGTGAAGCCGGCAAATAGAAGTAACCCCCAATGGTCATTTTACGATTGGGACTCAGTCGTAGATTTGTATGAAGATAAACCAGGTGGCAGATTGCTCTCTACAATAACAAAGTCCGGCCAGGTGTCACAGTTAAACAAGGATGCCGCCAAAAGCAGGGCCATAATAGCGGCGCGTGATGCCGCTTCATCGGCTTTGGAAGAAATAATAACCAACTATCTGTTTAAGTAGAAATTGTTTGGCAACATTTTATAAAATGCGTTATATATATAATAAGTGGAAGTAAAAGCAGACATATAAAAAGTGAAATACTAAGTTCCGCCAATAGGTGAGACGCGATAAATGTTCTTTCGAGAGTGCCGTAGGCACTCGAAGTGGTTGATGAAGTGGTCAACCATTGGTACCATAACTTAGGAAAGGGTTCAGCGAGCAGAGCGAGCGACGACGAAACGGGAAAACCATAGGTTTTCCCTTGTAGAGCGGTTTGGCGAAATCATCTTAGCCAAACCAAGTATGAACGAAGTGAATACTAAGTTCCGCCAAAGGCGGAACGCGATATTAGGAGGCAGTAATGAATCACATTAAGTTTTTGTCTTTAGCAGTTGGCATTGCTCTGTTGTTTGGATGTTCAAGTATGGCAAAGAAACCTGAGTGGGTACTAAAAGGCAGTGGAGCATTTAAGTCAGAAAAAAAGGTTCTCTATGGTGTTGGAATAGCAGAGAATATAACTTCTGAAGCTCTTCGTAGAACAACGGCAGACAACAGAGCCATAGCTGAAATATCAAAACAACTTTCAACTATGTCAACATCAATGATGCGTGACTATATGTCGTCCGCGTCCGATGCCGAAAAAGCAAAAGCGTCAGGTGACCAATATGTTGAAAACACTGTAAAAACATTTGCCTCAAATACAATATCAGGGGTTAAAGTAGTGGATCGCTGGGATGAAGGCAAGGTAACATATTCTCTTGCAGAGTTGAGTATTGATGATTTAAAAGCAATGACAGAAAACATAAGTCAACTCAGTTCAGAAATTCGTGAACACATAAAGGCAAACGCAGAAAAAGCATTTGATAAACTTAGCCAGGAACAAGAGAAAAATGCAAAATAAAATTTTGTAAATTTTAAATTGTAAAAATATTTTTAAAAAAATACTTGACAAACAAAAAACAGTTTTGCTAATATACCACCACAGTTGAGGAAGGCAGCAAATAGAAGCTGCCGGCAGGGTTAAAACTCGACACCTCAAAAAAGTTTTTGAAATACACTTGACAAAATAAATTGTACTTTGCTAATATCAGCTTCCATTTTTTTGGGAAGGCAAAGTACAGTAGAATATTTTTCTCTGTAAAAAGTTCCTTGAAAACTTAATACGCGCACAAGTAAGCGCCCCTGAAAATTGGGTAAAAAATAGGCAAACCAGATTAAAATATGTAAAGATGTAACTTCAATTAATTAAATGGCGAGGAAAGCAATTTTCTCGTTTGATAATTTTTTTGGAGAGTTTGATCCTGGCTCAGAGTTAATGCTGGCGGCGTGCCTAACACATGCAAGTTGAGCGGGTCCCGCAGCAATGCGGGATTAGCGGCAAACGGGTGAGTAACACGTAAGAAACTTCCCCTTGAACGGAGGATACCCCAGAGAAATCTGGGACAATACTCCATAAGACCACTATCTGGCATCAGAAAGAGGTCAAAGGCCCGCAAGGGTCATTTGAGGATGGTCTTGCGGACTATCAGCTAGTTGGTGGGGTAACGGCCCACCAAGGCTATGACGGTTATCCGGTCTGAAAGGACGTTCGGACACACTGGAACTGAGACACGGTCCAGACTCCTACGGGAGGCAGCAGTGGGGAATTTTGGACAATGGGCGAAAGCCTGATCCAGCGACGTCGCGTGAAGGATGAAGGTCTTCGGATTGTAAACTTCTTTTGTAGGGGACGAATAAATTGACGGTACCCTAAGAAAAAGCCACGGCTAACTACGTGCCAGCAGCCGCGGTAATACGTAGGTGGCAAGCATTACTCGGATTTACTAGGCGTAAAGCGCATGTAGGTGGTTGGATAAGTCTATGGTGAAATCTCTCGGCTAAACTGAGAGCGGTCCATAGAAACTGTCCGGCTTGAGTGTGGGAGAGGGAAACGGAATTCCCGGTGTAGCGGTAAAATGCGTAGATATCGGGAGGAACACCGATGGCGAAAGCAGTTTCCTGGACCAATACTGACACTGAGATGCGAAAGCTAGGGTAGCAAACAGGATTAGATACCCTGGTAGTCCTAGCTGTAAACGATGTTCACTAGATGTGGGAGGTATCGACCCCTTCCGCGTCGACGCTAACGCATTAAGTGAACCGCCTGGGGAGTACGGCCGCAAGGTTGAAACTCAAAGGAATTGACGGGGGCCCGCACAAGCGGTGGAGTATGTGGTTTAATTCGACGCAACGCGAAGAACCTTACCTGGGCTTGAACTACTAGTTGTAAGATCCCGAAAGGGAAATGACCCGCAAGGGAGCTAGCAGAGGTGCTGCATGGCTGTCGTCAGCTCGTGTCGTGAGATGTTGGGTTAAGTCCCGCAACGAG encodes:
- a CDS encoding UvrD-helicase domain-containing protein, which translates into the protein MDFLKDLNPPQKEAVLHPGGPMIIFAGAGTGKTRVITYRIAHLLKNGVSPYSILAVTFTNKAADQMRQRVDTLVPGLGRSVLISTFHSFGARFLRQEALAIGINPDFVIYDSSDQKKLVQICIEELKLDEKRFKPSRITEYISRAKDDLLNAESFAATALTLNDPNQQIIASIYSLYQKKLTNAGALDFGDLLMISVLALGVNEALRQKYQNRFEHILVDEYQDTNHAQYLLTKYLSAKHKNICVVGDDDQSIYSWRGANIRNILDFENDNPSCKVIKLEQNYRSTPNIIESAWNVIKNNSDRVEKHLWTQNSSGSSIEFISSYNEIAEAENIINAISNYVINQGRAYGDFAIFYRTNAQSRVLEDALRRNGIAYKIIGSVKFYERAEVKDALAYLRLVHNTADSLALKRIINIPRRGIGKTSLESLEALANQNGTTLWQAVSNCQDIYLTPSTRKALNSFTTLINSLRAEKNNMPVKQLTELVFEKTKYPQMLEEEDTLEAKTKIENLNELLSAMDEFQQRSEDKTLSGYLTQVSLVSGSDELDDNSQKVTLMTLHLAKGLEFPFVFVTGLEEGLFPIGEAAFDKEQLEEERRLMYVGMTRAKEKLHLSWAAQRRLAGKTNWAMQSRFVEEAYGRQNHIKHTQEKTSERKISIMNANNFEAPQSAPSPFPLGVRVRHGVFGDGKVIEKSGSGDDLKLVILFDSGGWKKIYPKFAKLDRI
- the gatC gene encoding Asp-tRNA(Asn)/Glu-tRNA(Gln) amidotransferase subunit GatC, yielding MKITKKEVEHVARLGRLELSAEEKEKFTSQLEGILSYVGQLEKLDTKNIVPTSYAIAQNTSKELAIGREDVRKDSSKQLLENLLNNAPHRDGNFFRVKKVIDND
- the tyrS gene encoding tyrosine--tRNA ligase is translated as MQNIEKVISRIKRGTVDFISEEEIRKKLSLKRPLRIKFGVDPTSPDIHLGHTVLLNKLKIFQELGHHIVFIIGDFTAKIGDPSGCSQTRPMMSEKDILDNAKTYQEQVFRILDRSKTEVVFNSSWLYPLGLEGLLTLASKYTVARMLERDDFEKRYKKDTPISIVEFLYPLLQGYDSVAVKADIELGGNDQKFNLLVGRDFQRNYAQEPQAVITMPLLVGTDGVRKMSKSYGNYIALSDTPADMFGKIMSISDELMLDYFELLTERDLAQVKTLHPRQAKAELAQEITAKYHGIDAAKVAREGFDSQFAKKEIPKNIEEYVCKTQMTLVDLLVASELAGSKNEARRLVEQGGVKIDGQKIIGDKTITTEKGYILQAGKRKFKKIVVIK
- a CDS encoding class A beta-lactamase-related serine hydrolase gives rise to the protein MFNPYFKKLSVFVLCTLISLISVSNTTQASLGQKEAEQIGTFDSICSTNDTLCRSLSKELELSTAKFHGNVGIFFKDLKTGKTVAINEETLFPSASLVKVPIMAAVFEAEKEGKLTLSKKLKLQNQYKSPGGGYLYKTREGRSFTILNLVERMVAQSDNTATNMLVAELGFEYLNKKFGEFGLINTNMRRGVLDLKSRNEGIENYTTANDMAFLLEKIFNRELISVQASQEMLDILKKQRVNDRIPRFLPKEVAIAHKTGTLKDTYSDVGIIFAPEGAFLLCVLTDEVTNKKYAKRFISKIAKTTYEYHKTINNGS
- the gatA gene encoding Asp-tRNA(Asn)/Glu-tRNA(Gln) amidotransferase subunit GatA, yielding MVLNQNSIINLSAFELREKIKTKELSCLQVTISFLDNIKTTEPKIDAFTCLTQDTALQKAKELDAKIASGQKVGELCGLPIAIKDNLHIEGVKTTCSSKILQNYTAPFDAEVITRLKAADAVFVGKTNLDEFAMGSSTENSAFKTTKNPWDTSRIPGGSSGGSAAAVASLMSPFALGSDTGGSIRQPAALCGTVGLKPTYGRVSRYGLVAFASSLDQIGTFSRTTKDTALLLKTIAGFDEKDSTSASIEVPNYIKSLEKTIKGMKIGVPKEYFEKGIDPEVEKALQEAIALYKDLGAQFVEVSLPNTQYAIAVYYIIAPCEASANLARYDGVRYGFRANCSNLLEEYEKTRDQGFGAEVKRRIMLGTYALSSGYYDAYYNKAQRARTLIKTDFENAFKQADILLTPTTPTPAFKIGEKSADPLQMYLSDIFTISCNLAGLPGISIPCGFTKSNLPIGMQLLGKPFGEETLLSAAHQYETKTSWHKRVPNV
- a CDS encoding penicillin-binding protein activator LpoB, with the protein product MKKYLAFVLAVGVAFALSSCASTPKVTRVDVSEQIDLSGLWNDTDSQMVSAEMIQDVTNRPWIDDFAMKSQTKPRVIVGTILNKSHEHINTSTFIIDLEKELTNSGRVIFVASKDERSEVREEKVDQAQNASVQTAKSAGQEQGADFMLKGEINTIIDQAGKMQVRYYQINLQLVNILTNEKVWIGEKKIKKEIKRPSSTL
- a CDS encoding magnesium transporter CorA family protein, with product MIRAISLKNGFSEVVTDFTAINSAIEGRSKLLWIDIFAENHELKNEEISVLFDSFKFHELSIEDCLFPQYQPKVEEFEEYVFVAVHGIKTKDCDCSDIENKIFELDIFLGKDYIVTVHTEPIPQIDLLFEKAKLKPQVELKSIDYLLYTMFDKIYNSYEFIVEKFNEKINTIEDAILENPSRERMTEIFSFKKQLLSLKKVLEPQLNVYTYFTRESNGFISKKYSAYFRDMLSNYKRASQAIDSSNQIMGSLLEIYVSNVTLKLNEIIKFLTVIATIFLPALLITSYFGMNVPFFERVLFGEENTWFFAFGIIILSTVLTYIFIKRKKWF